A region from the Benincasa hispida cultivar B227 chromosome 12, ASM972705v1, whole genome shotgun sequence genome encodes:
- the LOC120067592 gene encoding uncharacterized mitochondrial protein AtMg00810-like, producing MQDELLAMEANRPWSVMPLPQGQHSIGFKWIYKIKYRTDGTIDRYKAGSAQSFVALLVYIVDIVITGASLPVLHKIKDHLHEAFKLKDLGSLRYFLGLEIARSSQGILLSQRNYTLQLLEDHGLLACKPASLPLDSALKLQFDVGTLLSDATLYRRLIGRLLYLTISRPDIAFVVHKLSQFVAQPRQPRLDAAMSLLKYLKASPGQGILLQLVHTFQLKAYFDADWGSCPDSRKSITGFCIFLGDFIISWKAKKKSTVSRSSAKAEYQALAATISELLWVEQLLHELSVPLIHPSLIYCDNEATVHIAENPVFHERTKHIDCHFVRDHIVRDNVKLLPIRSHLQLADIFTKALPKTLFSSLLSKMGILDITTPS from the exons ATGCAAGATGAACTTCTAGCAATGGAAGCCAACCGTCCTTGGTCTGTTATGCCCTTACCTCAAGGCCAACACTCTATTGGATTCAAATGGATATACAAAATCAAGTATCGTACAGATGGGACCATTGACCGCTACAAGGCAG GTTCTGCTCAATCCTTTGTTGCTTTGCTTGTTTATATTGTTGACATAGTCATTACCGGTGCTTCTTTACCTGTGCTACATAAGATTAAAGATCATCTGCACGAGGCCTTCAAGCTCAAAGACTTAGGGTCTCTTCGGTATTTCTTGGGCCTTGAAATTGCAAGATCGTCTCAAGGTATTCTTCTATCACAACGAAATTATACATTGCAGCTCCTAGAAGATCATGGTTTGTTGGCTTGTAAACCGGCTTCTCTACCTCTTGATTCGGCTTTAAAGCTCCAATTTGATGTTGGTACCCTCCTTTCTGATGCAACATTGTATCGGAGACTCATTGGAAGACTGCTATACTTGACTATTTCTCGGCCCGACATAGCTTTTGTTGTCCATAAGCTCAGTCAGTTTGTTGCTCAACCTAGACAGCCTCGTCTTGATGCTGCCATGTCCTtacttaaatatttgaaagctTCTCCGGGCCAAGGTATTCTTCTACAACTTGTCCACACATTCCAATTGAAGGCGTATTTTGATGCTGATTGGGGATCTTGTCCTGATTCAAGGAAGTCTATAACCGGTTTCTGCATCTTCTTGGGTGATTTCATAATTAGTTGGAAGGCTAAAAAGAAGTCTACGGTATCCCGTTCTTCTGCCAAAGCTGAATACCAAGCTTTAGCTGCTACTATAAGTGAATTGCTATGGGTTGAACAACTTCTTCACGAGCTTTCAGTACCTCTTATTCATCCATCTTTAATCTACTGCGATAATGAAGCTACTGTCCATATTGCTGAAAATCCGGTTTTTCATGAAAGGACGAAGCATATTGATTGCCATTTTGTCCGAGATCACATTGTTCGTGACAATGTCAAACTTCTTCCCATCCGATCTCACTTGCAGCTTGCTGATATCTTTACCAAAGCTTTGCCCAAAACTTTGTTTTCCTCCTTACTATCCAAGATGGGTATTCTTGATATAACCACACCATCTTGA